In Ectothiorhodosinus mongolicus, one DNA window encodes the following:
- a CDS encoding CopG family transcriptional regulator, whose protein sequence is MATLTIRLPDDKHNRLKALARRKKMSVNKLIEEMSTQTLAEFDSEIRFRTLAASGDVKRGLELLDKLDAE, encoded by the coding sequence ATGGCTACGTTAACTATTCGGTTACCCGATGACAAACACAACCGTCTGAAAGCGCTGGCTCGTCGCAAGAAGATGAGCGTCAATAAGCTTATTGAAGAAATGTCGACTCAGACACTGGCCGAGTTCGATAGTGAAATTCGTTTCCGAACCTTGGCGGCATCAGGTGATGTCAAACGCGGCCTTGAGCTGCTTGATAAGCTCGATGCCGAGTAA
- a CDS encoding Txe/YoeB family addiction module toxin, with translation MKLVFSEIAWEDSLFWQRTDRKTLQRINKLIKEIQRDPFKGTGKPEPLKHSLTGYWSRRINEEHRLVYKVRDDALLIAQLRYHY, from the coding sequence ATGAAACTTGTCTTCTCCGAAATTGCCTGGGAAGACTCTCTATTCTGGCAGAGAACCGATAGAAAAACTCTTCAAAGAATCAATAAGTTGATTAAGGAAATCCAGCGGGACCCGTTCAAAGGCACTGGCAAACCAGAGCCCCTCAAACACAGCCTCACAGGATACTGGTCTCGCCGGATCAATGAAGAGCACCGGCTGGTTTACAAGGTCAGGGATGACGCTTTGCTGATTGCACAACTGCGGTATCACTACTAG
- a CDS encoding type II toxin-antitoxin system Phd/YefM family antitoxin, translated as MDAISYTAARTNLAKTMDRVCEDHDPVIITRSKSQSVVMISLEDYEALQETAYLLRAPKNTRRLLESIAELERGGGQEKALLK; from the coding sequence ATGGATGCAATTAGCTACACAGCCGCTAGAACGAATTTAGCGAAAACCATGGATCGCGTCTGTGAGGACCACGATCCGGTGATCATCACCCGTAGCAAGTCGCAGTCTGTGGTGATGATTTCCCTAGAAGACTACGAAGCACTGCAAGAAACTGCTTACCTGCTACGCGCACCAAAAAATACCCGGCGTCTGCTGGAATCCATTGCTGAGTTGGAACGAGGCGGCGGCCAAGAAAAGGCGCTGCTTAAATGA
- a CDS encoding CIA30 family protein — protein sequence MTDSFVIDDFQEDARLSALGTSWEGLTDRVMGGQSDMQMGYRESDSGSVLFLRGAVRLENGGGFIQVRLPLVTNGGSFDARAWQGLRIIVRGVPGPYYLHLRTQQTRQPWQHYRAPIDVGLEWREQFIPFTAFEGRAIGGPIDVSRLQSVGIVAYGAAFEADLEVRWLGLFKAEP from the coding sequence ATGACAGACAGCTTTGTGATCGATGATTTTCAGGAGGATGCGCGTCTTTCTGCGCTCGGTACGTCTTGGGAGGGTTTGACTGATCGGGTCATGGGCGGGCAGTCCGATATGCAGATGGGCTATCGGGAGTCCGATTCAGGTTCAGTGCTCTTCCTGCGCGGTGCGGTCCGCCTAGAAAACGGTGGCGGGTTCATCCAAGTTCGTTTGCCATTAGTGACCAATGGCGGCAGTTTCGATGCGCGGGCCTGGCAGGGCTTGCGCATCATAGTGCGCGGTGTGCCCGGTCCTTACTATCTTCATCTGCGCACACAACAGACGCGGCAACCCTGGCAGCATTACCGTGCCCCCATCGATGTTGGCCTTGAGTGGCGCGAGCAATTCATTCCATTCACGGCATTTGAAGGTCGGGCGATCGGCGGCCCAATCGACGTCAGCCGCCTTCAGTCGGTGGGCATAGTGGCCTACGGCGCGGCATTCGAGGCAGACCTCGAAGTGAGGTGGCTCGGGCTATTCAAAGCAGAACCATAA
- the glgB gene encoding 1,4-alpha-glucan branching protein GlgB, which produces MSGSSSIELQALLQHRHHDPFSILGRHPDGKNWVIRALLPHAAKASLPDLDDMPMTALGEGLFSCSGNSHALPAHYRICWEDHHGHQHTIHDPYSFAAQISDFDLHLFAEGRHWHAYRFLGAHAWEVEGVMGLRFAVWAPAAARVSVVGDFNHWDGRCHPMRVRGGSGVWELFIPGLKPGSLYKYEIRNRDSGEVFTKADPYAQQFELRPKTSSVAALPSQHAWGDEAWIQQRHAEAWLHRPMSVFEVHLGSWKRDAQSDFLDYRTLAKELVDYIKPLGFTHIELLPITEHPFDGSWGYQTTGYYAPTRRFGEPDDFRWFVDYCHQNGIGVLLDWVPGHFPKDAFALARFDGSALYEHEDPRLGEHRDWGTLIFNYDRNEVKNFLLSSAMYWVEEFHIDGLRVDAVASMLYLDYSRKAGDWLPNKFGGRENLGAIEFLRELNSSVQGHHPGTLIIAEESTSWPQVTRPTWLGGLGFAMKWNMGWMNDTLEYFKKDPVHRHFHHDQLTFGLLYAFTENFMLPLSHDEVVHGKRSLLHRMPGDEWQRFANLRLLYTLMWTYPGKKLLFMGCEFAQSEEWSEERGLDWWLLDYPLHQGMKQLVGDLNRLYRQQKALHYYDFEWQGFEWIDCHDAAQSVLAYLRKSADNGDAVITILNCTPMPRHGYRIGVPAPGLYQELLNSDSSFYGGSNLGNVAVQAEEIPWMGRPYSISLTLPPLGGLVLKQS; this is translated from the coding sequence ATGAGTGGATCCTCCTCCATCGAACTTCAGGCACTGCTGCAACATCGGCATCATGACCCTTTTTCCATTCTTGGTCGACACCCGGATGGAAAAAACTGGGTGATACGCGCGTTGCTGCCGCATGCAGCGAAAGCCAGCCTGCCTGACCTCGATGACATGCCCATGACAGCCCTAGGTGAGGGCCTGTTTAGCTGTAGCGGCAATAGCCATGCTCTGCCGGCACACTATCGGATCTGCTGGGAGGACCACCATGGTCATCAGCACACGATCCATGACCCTTATAGTTTTGCAGCGCAAATCAGCGATTTCGATCTGCATTTATTCGCCGAAGGGCGGCATTGGCATGCCTATCGCTTTCTCGGCGCGCATGCCTGGGAAGTCGAGGGGGTGATGGGTTTGCGCTTTGCGGTTTGGGCCCCGGCTGCTGCGCGGGTTTCCGTGGTGGGCGACTTCAACCATTGGGATGGGCGCTGTCACCCAATGCGCGTGCGCGGCGGCAGCGGGGTGTGGGAGCTGTTTATTCCGGGTCTTAAGCCCGGCTCCTTGTATAAATACGAAATCCGTAATCGCGATAGCGGTGAGGTATTCACCAAGGCGGACCCCTATGCACAGCAATTTGAGCTGCGTCCCAAGACCTCATCGGTCGCCGCCCTGCCCAGCCAACATGCATGGGGTGATGAGGCCTGGATACAGCAGCGTCATGCCGAGGCTTGGCTGCATCGCCCCATGTCGGTGTTTGAGGTGCATCTGGGCTCTTGGAAACGCGATGCCCAAAGCGATTTTTTGGATTACCGCACGCTGGCAAAAGAGTTAGTGGATTACATCAAGCCCTTGGGCTTTACCCATATTGAGCTCCTGCCAATCACCGAGCATCCCTTTGATGGCTCTTGGGGCTATCAAACCACCGGCTATTACGCACCGACGCGGCGCTTTGGCGAGCCGGATGATTTTCGTTGGTTCGTGGATTACTGCCACCAAAATGGCATTGGCGTGTTGCTGGATTGGGTACCCGGGCACTTCCCCAAAGATGCTTTTGCCTTGGCGCGTTTTGACGGCAGCGCCTTGTATGAGCATGAGGATCCGCGCCTTGGCGAACATCGCGATTGGGGCACGCTGATATTCAATTACGATCGCAACGAAGTGAAGAACTTCCTGCTCTCCAGCGCCATGTACTGGGTGGAAGAGTTTCATATTGATGGCCTGCGCGTCGATGCCGTGGCTTCGATGTTGTACCTGGATTACTCCCGCAAGGCTGGCGACTGGCTGCCCAATAAGTTCGGCGGCCGCGAGAACTTGGGCGCTATCGAGTTTCTGCGCGAGCTTAACAGCAGTGTGCAAGGCCATCATCCCGGCACGCTGATCATCGCTGAGGAATCGACTTCATGGCCGCAGGTGACGCGCCCTACTTGGCTGGGCGGCCTGGGTTTTGCGATGAAATGGAATATGGGCTGGATGAACGACACTTTGGAGTACTTCAAGAAAGACCCCGTGCATCGGCATTTTCACCACGACCAGCTGACTTTTGGCCTGCTGTATGCCTTTACTGAGAACTTCATGCTGCCGCTGTCCCATGATGAAGTGGTGCACGGTAAGCGCTCCTTGCTGCATCGCATGCCGGGTGATGAGTGGCAACGTTTTGCCAATCTGCGCTTGCTGTACACACTCATGTGGACCTATCCGGGTAAGAAGCTGTTGTTTATGGGCTGTGAATTTGCGCAGAGCGAGGAATGGAGCGAGGAGCGCGGCCTGGATTGGTGGCTTTTGGATTACCCCCTGCATCAAGGCATGAAGCAGCTGGTGGGGGACTTGAACCGGCTTTATCGCCAGCAAAAGGCGCTGCATTACTATGACTTTGAGTGGCAGGGTTTTGAGTGGATTGATTGTCATGATGCGGCGCAATCGGTGCTGGCTTATCTGCGCAAAAGTGCAGATAACGGCGATGCCGTGATCACGATACTCAATTGCACGCCGATGCCTCGCCATGGTTATCGCATTGGGGTGCCTGCTCCGGGGCTTTATCAGGAGCTCTTAAATTCCGATTCGAGCTTCTATGGTGGCAGCAATCTGGGCAATGTCGCGGTGCAAGCCGAGGAGATCCCGTGGATGGGTCGGCCCTACTCTATTAGCCTGACCCTGCCGCCTTTGGGCGGGCTGGTTTTAAAGCAAAGCTAA
- the glgC gene encoding glucose-1-phosphate adenylyltransferase has translation MKPQSQRFVSRITRDTLALILAGGRGSRLKQLTEWRAKPAVPFGGKFRIIDFPLSNCINSGIRRVGVVTQYKAHSLIQHIQRGWSFLRGEFGEFIELLPAQQRIGTSWYKGTADAVYQNIDLIRDHDPSYVLILAGDHIYKMDYGDMIAYHVESGADMTVGCLEVDLETAKGFGVMGVDSEGRVRRFDEKPEEPQAIPTKPGKALASMGIYVFNTRFLYEQLIKDADTADSSHDFGQDIIPRVIKSYRVMAYPFRDVQTNSQAYWRDVGTIDSYWKANLELIGVTPELNLYDMDWPIWTYQEQLPPAKFVFDNDDRRGMAVDSMVSGGCIISGSTVRHSLLFSNVTVNSHAKVTDSVILPNVEIGSNAVIQKAVLDKGCRIPEGMEVGVDLKEDAKRFFVSPSGVTVVTPGMLGDNPHYAR, from the coding sequence ATGAAACCACAGTCGCAACGATTCGTCAGCCGAATTACCCGCGATACACTGGCCTTGATCCTGGCTGGCGGGCGAGGATCCCGGCTCAAACAGCTCACAGAATGGCGCGCCAAGCCTGCAGTCCCTTTTGGCGGCAAGTTCCGCATCATCGATTTTCCTTTGTCCAACTGCATTAATTCCGGGATTCGCCGGGTCGGTGTCGTGACCCAATACAAAGCCCATTCGCTGATTCAGCATATCCAGCGGGGTTGGAGTTTTTTGCGCGGTGAGTTCGGCGAGTTCATTGAGCTGCTGCCGGCGCAACAAAGAATTGGTACCTCTTGGTATAAAGGGACAGCCGATGCCGTCTACCAAAACATCGACCTGATCCGCGATCATGATCCCAGCTACGTGCTGATCCTCGCCGGTGACCACATCTATAAGATGGACTACGGCGACATGATCGCCTATCACGTGGAATCGGGCGCCGATATGACCGTGGGTTGTCTCGAGGTGGATCTAGAGACGGCCAAGGGCTTTGGCGTCATGGGTGTAGACAGCGAAGGGCGCGTACGTCGCTTCGATGAAAAGCCCGAAGAGCCGCAGGCCATTCCCACCAAACCGGGTAAGGCGCTGGCCTCGATGGGGATATATGTGTTCAACACCCGCTTTTTGTATGAACAGCTGATTAAGGACGCCGATACCGCCGACTCCAGTCACGACTTTGGCCAGGACATCATCCCCAGAGTGATTAAATCCTACCGCGTCATGGCCTACCCATTTCGCGATGTGCAAACCAACTCGCAGGCCTACTGGCGGGATGTGGGAACCATCGACTCTTACTGGAAGGCTAACCTTGAGCTTATCGGCGTTACCCCAGAGCTGAATTTGTATGATATGGACTGGCCCATTTGGACTTATCAAGAACAGCTGCCACCGGCTAAGTTCGTCTTTGATAACGATGATCGCCGCGGCATGGCCGTGGACTCCATGGTCTCGGGTGGCTGCATTATCTCGGGTTCAACTGTGCGACACTCGTTGTTGTTTTCCAACGTTACCGTCAACAGCCATGCCAAGGTAACCGATTCGGTCATCCTGCCCAATGTGGAGATCGGCAGCAACGCGGTGATTCAAAAGGCCGTGCTAGACAAAGGCTGCCGGATTCCCGAGGGCATGGAAGTGGGCGTGGATCTTAAAGAGGACGCTAAGCGCTTTTTTGTTTCCCCGAGCGGTGTGACCGTGGTGACACCGGGCATGTTGGGGGATAACCCGCATTATGCCCGCTAG
- the malQ gene encoding 4-alpha-glucanotransferase yields MPASFGRRQAGVLLHPTSLPGPGLQGTLGKEAYRFIEFLQASGFGLWQVLPLNQPHGDRSPYQTMSVHAGNVGLVCPEALVEAGWLAPEDAWRGGDIDPLDARPWQRALQHFQTHADPSAHAAFADYKQRQAFWLDDYVLYLEKKGSYPIQGMGYDPDGKEAFRFAQFAFATQWQALRSYAHEKGVMLMGDMPIFVALDSADVWAHRDLFDLDEAGQPRYVTGVPPDYFAATGQRWGNPHYHWERMQEQGFSWWFERFAAILEQVDCLRIDHFRGFEACWYIPADEPTAMNGHWRATPGRALFEALQKRWGELPLVAEDLGIITPEVEALRDDFGLPGMKILQFAFDSDATNPYLPHRHIQNSVVYTGTHDNDTTLGWFEAADPELKQRALSYLGHPEEPMPWPLIRSALASVANTAILPMQDILALGSEHRMNQPGTVEGNWQWRFDWSQVSEDLAAKLKDMLVLYGRS; encoded by the coding sequence ATGCCCGCTAGTTTCGGGCGCCGTCAGGCGGGGGTCCTGCTGCATCCCACTTCCTTGCCCGGGCCCGGCTTGCAGGGCACGTTGGGCAAAGAAGCCTATCGGTTCATTGAGTTTTTGCAGGCGAGTGGTTTTGGCCTGTGGCAGGTCTTGCCGCTGAACCAGCCGCATGGGGATCGCTCGCCGTATCAAACCATGTCAGTGCATGCCGGCAATGTCGGCCTGGTCTGTCCCGAGGCTTTGGTAGAAGCCGGCTGGTTGGCCCCTGAAGATGCCTGGCGCGGCGGCGACATTGATCCCCTCGATGCTCGGCCTTGGCAGCGCGCCCTACAGCATTTTCAAACCCACGCCGATCCCTCCGCCCACGCCGCCTTCGCCGACTACAAACAGCGTCAAGCCTTCTGGCTCGACGACTACGTTTTGTACCTCGAAAAAAAGGGGTCGTACCCCATTCAAGGAATGGGGTACGACCCCGATGGTAAAGAGGCGTTTCGGTTTGCGCAGTTTGCGTTCGCTACGCAGTGGCAAGCCTTGCGGAGCTATGCGCACGAGAAGGGCGTCATGCTGATGGGCGACATGCCGATTTTTGTGGCGTTAGATAGCGCCGATGTCTGGGCGCATCGCGATCTTTTCGATCTGGATGAGGCCGGGCAGCCGCGCTATGTCACGGGCGTGCCCCCGGATTATTTCGCAGCGACAGGGCAGCGCTGGGGCAATCCGCATTACCACTGGGAACGCATGCAAGAGCAGGGCTTTAGCTGGTGGTTTGAGCGCTTTGCGGCGATCCTTGAACAAGTGGATTGCCTGCGCATCGACCATTTCCGCGGGTTTGAGGCCTGCTGGTATATCCCGGCGGATGAACCCACGGCGATGAATGGTCACTGGCGTGCCACGCCCGGTCGCGCCCTGTTTGAAGCTTTACAAAAACGCTGGGGTGAACTGCCACTGGTGGCTGAAGATCTGGGCATCATTACGCCAGAGGTGGAAGCCCTGCGCGATGATTTTGGGTTGCCGGGCATGAAAATCCTGCAATTCGCTTTCGACAGCGATGCCACTAACCCCTATTTGCCGCATCGCCACATCCAAAATAGCGTGGTGTATACCGGCACCCATGATAACGACACGACCCTGGGCTGGTTTGAAGCAGCCGATCCAGAGCTCAAGCAACGCGCGCTGAGCTACTTGGGCCATCCAGAGGAGCCCATGCCCTGGCCGTTGATTCGCAGTGCCTTGGCCTCGGTGGCGAACACCGCTATCTTGCCCATGCAAGACATTCTCGCACTGGGCAGCGAGCATCGCATGAATCAACCGGGTACGGTTGAGGGGAATTGGCAATGGCGCTTTGATTGGTCCCAGGTATCAGAGGACCTGGCGGCCAAGCTCAAAGATATGCTGGTGTTGTACGGGAGAAGCTGA
- the bchJ gene encoding bacteriochlorophyll 4-vinyl reductase has translation MSQAIDSSGRIGPNAITRVAEALEHRVDLKTQQAVFAAAELQHHLTEPPTEMVDENDVSRLHQALREHCDEETAKTVSLEAGRLTADYLLAHRIPRPVQILLKLLPAPLAARILLTAIGRNSWTFAGSGQFSVEYSPRLQLRIDNSPLCRLLRANNPVCDYYAAVFEHLFRQLVHRRTRVIESQCAAAGGEACLFAVSWS, from the coding sequence ATGTCACAAGCTATTGATTCCTCGGGGCGTATTGGCCCCAATGCGATTACCCGCGTAGCCGAGGCTCTTGAGCATCGCGTGGATCTGAAAACACAGCAAGCCGTTTTTGCGGCAGCCGAGCTGCAGCATCATCTGACAGAGCCGCCGACCGAGATGGTGGATGAGAACGACGTGAGCCGGCTGCATCAAGCGCTGCGTGAGCATTGCGATGAGGAAACGGCCAAAACAGTGTCGCTGGAGGCGGGGCGGCTGACTGCGGATTATTTATTGGCGCATCGTATTCCGCGCCCGGTGCAGATCTTACTCAAACTCCTGCCGGCCCCTTTGGCCGCGCGCATCCTGCTGACTGCCATTGGGCGCAACAGCTGGACATTTGCCGGTAGCGGTCAGTTCAGTGTTGAGTACTCGCCACGGTTGCAGCTGCGCATCGACAATAGTCCTTTGTGTCGTCTGCTGCGGGCCAATAATCCGGTGTGTGATTATTATGCGGCGGTGTTTGAGCATCTATTCCGCCAGCTGGTGCATCGCCGCACGCGTGTGATCGAGTCGCAATGCGCCGCAGCCGGCGGTGAGGCTTGTTTGTTTGCGGTGAGCTGGAGTTAG
- the puhE gene encoding putative photosynthetic complex assembly protein PuhE gives MIQYALPILYVVFLWWFSTGAIIYLDGLPRRTYRWSMWGATILGAVALYALAVTAHDPSLLAIYIAFTSAIVLWGWVEMSFLMGFLTGSRRDRCPEGAKGWPRFWYAVQAISYHELLLLGFFLAILGITWGGSNLVGLYTFLILWVMRTSTKLNVFFGVRNLNEEWLPDHLRYLESYFRKRPMNVFFPVSVTLAMAVAVLLVQSALASGASLQHTAGMTFLAMLMLLAILEHWFLVLPLPSQALWNWALRSRIPEDAEFVPIYPRYQAANDPDKTQAPGPHPLPNRPA, from the coding sequence GTGATCCAGTACGCGCTACCCATTCTCTATGTGGTTTTCCTCTGGTGGTTTAGCACCGGGGCGATTATTTACTTAGACGGTTTGCCGCGCCGCACCTACCGCTGGAGCATGTGGGGGGCCACGATCCTAGGGGCTGTGGCGCTTTATGCGCTGGCAGTCACCGCCCATGATCCGTCCTTATTGGCCATCTACATCGCCTTCACCAGCGCCATTGTCTTATGGGGTTGGGTGGAGATGAGCTTTCTCATGGGCTTTCTCACCGGGAGCCGTCGCGATCGCTGTCCTGAGGGCGCCAAGGGTTGGCCCCGGTTTTGGTATGCGGTGCAGGCGATCTCCTATCATGAACTGCTGCTGCTGGGATTTTTCTTGGCAATATTGGGGATCACTTGGGGCGGGAGCAATCTGGTGGGCCTTTATACCTTCTTAATTCTCTGGGTGATGCGCACCAGTACCAAACTGAATGTGTTTTTTGGCGTGCGCAACCTCAATGAGGAATGGCTGCCGGACCATTTACGCTATCTAGAGAGTTATTTTCGTAAGCGGCCGATGAATGTGTTCTTCCCCGTCTCAGTGACCTTGGCTATGGCGGTGGCGGTGTTGTTGGTTCAGTCGGCGCTGGCCAGTGGCGCCAGCCTACAGCACACCGCGGGGATGACGTTTTTGGCGATGCTGATGTTGCTGGCGATTCTTGAGCACTGGTTTTTGGTGCTACCCCTGCCCTCTCAAGCACTGTGGAATTGGGCGCTACGCTCGCGTATTCCGGAAGATGCTGAATTCGTGCCCATTTATCCGCGCTATCAAGCTGCTAATGATCCGGACAAAACCCAAGCACCGGGTCCTCACCCCCTTCCCAACCGACCTGCCTAA